In the genome of Qipengyuania seohaensis, one region contains:
- a CDS encoding DUF2339 domain-containing protein translates to MDWLLILVLFGVAFYQRSHLRALQQRLEGLEGSLDHVRALLREGAAATAPEREAVPDASKPVDEAVRAAPEPAAAQEVSVPKSVKLVGGPKDVPAAAIDDTPVPTEAPVGPTDTVKPGLMERFSFDFEEIFGRNLFVWMGGVTLAVTGVLLVRYSIEAGLLTSSVRVALSFLFGIALLGGAEAAYRNAEKVRDERVCQALAGAGLATLYAGFYLAGTQYGLIGQTFAFLGLAIVTAVAVALSYRFGLPSAILGLVGGFAAPALVGSEEANLPLLALYLALVTGGLTQTGNRQRRPWLGMAALIGGLGWGGLLITGTGFSTTDVVALGLFFVLLGAILPSFLATEKFEQPLRLAAAAIASLQLAVLVDEGGYSPLAWGLYLLLGATLAFFGWQKPSMRPANAVAAAIGILLLGFWRDPATGSLIAVLIALTVMFAGVPLFHAIKGKDQLVDRIMLATVTTGLGLTTALTLDSSSNPLAGMACLALAALPVAGGKVLWSRADSISLALNVASAGLLAGLAANKLLPEWTLPVALGTIGAAIAWILRNRLAEHRAFLATASAFALAAILSLPATTGGLMELDALSETARDPHWPGLLRWLGASLPLVALTYFLRERLPRTIAEFAAALVLFKAALQVLPPIPSVWLAATAALLIRWKQPHREGAILGLLLATIAWAADPLARWLESGGGALLGDPFLLTDLPSVRQTLGFILPFAIVLGTARIAESRLIEQRVPLYWAALLPAFITAHVLFKQVFAVETLLAFERTGLAERILLETLLLGAAWLAAKGIAGLRANSLIASVLAGTALAHFALFTGFWHNPLFARQAVGPVPVANLALAMTVVAIAILLSLRVWLPRFRSTIDAAIMVVATVGAIALLRQVFAGTYLVQTPMSQSEDLLRSFLGILLGIAFLMIGSRRAERSWRIGSLVLMTGTVIKVFGFDAAGLEGLLQVASFLALGTSLIGIGWFYKRQLRAAPQD, encoded by the coding sequence ATGGACTGGCTTCTTATCCTGGTCCTCTTCGGGGTCGCATTCTACCAGCGCTCGCATCTGCGCGCCCTTCAGCAGCGTCTTGAGGGGCTCGAAGGCTCGCTCGATCACGTGCGTGCGCTCCTGCGAGAGGGCGCAGCTGCCACTGCACCTGAGCGGGAAGCCGTGCCAGACGCTTCAAAGCCCGTCGATGAAGCGGTGCGTGCGGCGCCTGAACCAGCTGCTGCGCAAGAAGTTTCCGTACCCAAATCGGTCAAACTCGTCGGCGGTCCGAAAGACGTCCCGGCTGCAGCGATTGACGACACGCCCGTTCCTACCGAAGCGCCCGTTGGACCCACCGATACCGTCAAGCCCGGCCTTATGGAGCGTTTTTCCTTCGACTTCGAGGAGATCTTCGGGCGGAACCTGTTCGTCTGGATGGGCGGCGTAACCCTTGCCGTCACAGGCGTGCTGCTGGTGCGCTACTCGATCGAAGCGGGCCTGTTGACCTCCAGCGTTCGAGTGGCTCTGTCCTTTCTCTTCGGTATCGCCCTCCTCGGCGGAGCGGAAGCGGCCTACCGCAATGCCGAAAAAGTGCGCGACGAGCGCGTCTGCCAGGCGCTCGCTGGCGCAGGTCTCGCAACCCTGTACGCAGGCTTCTACCTCGCCGGCACCCAATACGGACTGATCGGCCAGACGTTCGCTTTCCTCGGCCTTGCGATCGTAACTGCTGTCGCGGTCGCCCTGTCCTACCGGTTCGGACTGCCGAGCGCGATCCTCGGCCTCGTGGGCGGGTTTGCCGCTCCCGCGCTGGTGGGAAGCGAAGAGGCGAACCTGCCACTCCTCGCACTGTACCTGGCTCTGGTGACAGGAGGCCTCACCCAGACCGGCAATCGCCAGCGGCGCCCGTGGCTCGGGATGGCGGCCCTGATCGGTGGCCTCGGATGGGGCGGTCTTTTAATCACGGGAACGGGCTTTTCCACCACCGACGTCGTGGCACTTGGTCTCTTCTTCGTACTGCTTGGCGCGATCCTGCCATCATTCCTTGCCACCGAGAAGTTCGAGCAGCCACTTCGTCTTGCTGCCGCCGCCATCGCCAGTCTCCAGCTGGCCGTCCTCGTCGACGAAGGCGGGTATTCTCCGCTCGCATGGGGCTTGTACCTCTTGCTCGGAGCGACGCTCGCCTTTTTCGGCTGGCAGAAGCCATCGATGCGCCCTGCGAATGCGGTGGCCGCAGCCATCGGCATCTTGTTGCTCGGCTTCTGGCGCGATCCCGCGACCGGCTCGCTAATCGCGGTCCTCATTGCGCTTACGGTCATGTTTGCGGGCGTTCCGCTGTTCCATGCGATTAAAGGCAAGGACCAACTGGTCGACCGCATCATGCTTGCTACGGTAACCACAGGACTTGGTCTTACCACTGCGCTGACACTCGACAGTTCTTCGAACCCGCTCGCAGGCATGGCGTGCCTCGCGCTCGCCGCTCTTCCTGTCGCCGGGGGGAAGGTCCTGTGGAGCCGCGCCGATAGCATCTCCCTTGCCTTAAATGTCGCTTCCGCCGGGTTGCTTGCCGGACTGGCCGCCAACAAACTCTTGCCCGAATGGACCCTTCCGGTCGCGCTTGGCACAATCGGCGCTGCGATCGCCTGGATCCTGCGCAACCGATTGGCAGAGCATCGCGCCTTCCTGGCTACGGCGTCCGCTTTCGCCCTCGCCGCAATCCTCAGCCTGCCTGCCACGACCGGCGGTCTCATGGAACTCGATGCGCTGTCGGAAACCGCACGGGATCCCCATTGGCCCGGCCTGCTTCGCTGGCTGGGTGCTTCCCTGCCACTTGTGGCGCTGACCTATTTCCTCAGGGAGAGGCTTCCGCGCACGATTGCCGAATTTGCCGCTGCGCTGGTCCTGTTCAAGGCTGCACTGCAAGTGCTTCCGCCGATACCCAGCGTGTGGCTGGCAGCAACTGCTGCCCTGCTGATCCGCTGGAAGCAGCCCCATCGCGAAGGCGCGATCCTCGGACTACTTTTGGCGACGATTGCCTGGGCCGCCGATCCGCTCGCCAGATGGCTTGAAAGTGGCGGAGGAGCGCTTCTGGGCGACCCGTTCCTGCTGACCGACCTTCCCAGCGTACGGCAGACGCTCGGCTTCATCCTGCCATTCGCAATCGTTCTCGGCACGGCGCGCATTGCCGAAAGCCGTCTAATCGAGCAGCGCGTGCCGCTTTACTGGGCTGCGCTCTTGCCCGCCTTCATCACGGCGCACGTCCTGTTCAAGCAGGTCTTCGCGGTCGAGACGCTGCTCGCATTCGAGCGGACCGGGCTGGCCGAGCGCATCCTGTTAGAGACGCTTCTACTCGGTGCTGCATGGCTCGCGGCCAAAGGTATCGCCGGTCTGCGCGCGAACTCCCTTATCGCAAGCGTCCTCGCAGGCACGGCGCTGGCACATTTCGCGCTCTTCACCGGCTTCTGGCACAACCCGCTCTTCGCACGGCAGGCGGTTGGCCCGGTACCCGTCGCCAATCTCGCCCTCGCCATGACCGTGGTGGCCATTGCAATTCTCCTGTCGCTCCGCGTGTGGTTGCCGCGTTTCCGGAGCACGATCGACGCCGCGATCATGGTCGTTGCGACTGTCGGCGCGATTGCTTTGCTGAGGCAGGTCTTCGCCGGCACCTACCTGGTTCAAACACCGATGAGCCAGTCCGAAGACCTGCTGCGGTCGTTCTTGGGAATCTTGCTTGGCATTGCCTTCCTCATGATCGGCAGCCGACGCGCTGAACGCAGCTGGCGGATCGGTTCGCTTGTCCTGATGACCGGCACAGTCATCAAGGTCTTCGGCTTCGACGCTGCCGGGCTTGAAGGACTGCTACAGGTAGCGAGCTTCCTCGCCCTTGGTACCAGCCTGATCGGGATCGGCTGGTTCTACAAAAGGCAATTGCGCGCCGCCCCGCAGGACTAG
- a CDS encoding competence/damage-inducible protein A: MTKRIYTAGLVVIGDEILSGRTHDKNIAQVASWLQVQNIRLAEVRVVPDVIDTIVGAVNALRESYDYLFTTGGIGPTHDDITVDAVAKALGVDVVIHPEARAILERYYEDKGGLNEGRLRMARVPEGGELIPNKMSGAPGIKVGNLHLMAGVPHITAGMLDALTGTLEGGEPLLSETVGGFIPESEISTQLRDVEKAHSECQIGSYPFFREGKVGSNFVIRSTDRAALDACMAELCERLTEEGFEFTPGGI, encoded by the coding sequence ATGACCAAACGCATCTACACCGCAGGCCTCGTCGTCATCGGAGACGAGATCCTTTCCGGACGCACGCACGACAAGAACATCGCCCAGGTAGCGAGCTGGCTGCAGGTCCAGAATATCAGGCTCGCCGAAGTGCGTGTGGTCCCCGATGTGATCGACACCATCGTCGGGGCAGTGAATGCCCTGCGCGAAAGCTACGATTACCTGTTCACGACCGGCGGCATCGGTCCGACGCACGACGACATCACGGTCGATGCAGTGGCAAAGGCGCTGGGTGTCGATGTCGTCATCCACCCGGAAGCACGGGCAATCCTCGAACGCTATTACGAGGACAAGGGCGGGCTGAACGAAGGACGCTTGCGGATGGCACGCGTGCCCGAAGGCGGTGAACTGATCCCCAACAAGATGTCGGGCGCTCCCGGCATCAAGGTCGGCAATCTGCACCTCATGGCAGGCGTCCCGCATATCACGGCGGGCATGCTGGACGCTCTCACCGGGACGCTCGAGGGCGGTGAGCCCTTGCTCAGCGAGACGGTCGGCGGATTCATTCCCGAAAGCGAGATTTCCACCCAGCTTCGCGATGTGGAGAAGGCGCATTCCGAATGCCAGATCGGCAGTTATCCCTTCTTCCGCGAAGGCAAGGTCGGGTCCAATTTCGTCATCCGGTCGACCGATCGCGCCGCACTCGATGCCTGCATGGCGGAATTGTGCGAGCGCCTGACCGAAGAAGGGTTCGAATTTACCCCCGGTGGAATTTGA
- a CDS encoding flavin-containing monooxygenase, with protein MSDRATDFDVLIVGAGISGIGMAAHMTAKSPNRSYAILERRENLGGTWDLFRYPGIRSDSDMHTLGFDFEPWKHEKSIADGPAILDYLERIADERGIRKHIRFGHKVIAADWRGADARWHVTVEGEDGERKHLTANWLYLGSGYYDYDEPYDPGFDFGEFEGQVIHPQFWPEDLDYAGKQVVVIGSGATAVTIVPSMADKASKVTMLQRTPTWMFSRPAKDAVANFLRKVLPEETAYRITRWKNIKMQDFSFKMARTKPQKVKDGLHKRIRKSMGKDYDLTPFTPPYDPWDQRLCLVPDDDLFQALKSGKADVVTGHIKAFEKGGVRLQDDTFLPADIVVTATGLKLAVAGKIDLSLEGEKVELADHFYYKGCMFSNIPNLAVVFGYLNASWTLRADINSDYVCRVLNEMDAVGVDVAVPVLPEKHGLEEDDIFDFSSGYIQRGKAIMPKNAVGYPWRLNQEYVQDRKRMREEPIDDGILAFRRKGANSKSPDETLEAAE; from the coding sequence ATGAGCGACCGCGCCACTGATTTCGATGTTTTGATTGTAGGTGCCGGTATTTCCGGCATCGGCATGGCAGCGCACATGACGGCGAAATCGCCGAATCGCAGCTATGCGATTCTCGAACGGCGCGAAAATCTCGGGGGCACCTGGGACCTGTTCCGCTATCCGGGCATTCGCTCCGACAGCGATATGCACACGCTTGGTTTCGACTTCGAGCCGTGGAAACACGAAAAGTCGATTGCCGATGGTCCGGCCATCCTCGACTACCTGGAAAGGATCGCCGACGAACGCGGCATCCGCAAGCACATCCGCTTCGGACACAAGGTCATCGCCGCCGACTGGCGTGGTGCGGACGCGCGCTGGCATGTCACCGTCGAAGGCGAGGACGGGGAGCGCAAACACCTGACCGCCAACTGGCTGTATCTGGGCTCGGGCTATTACGATTACGACGAGCCTTACGACCCGGGTTTCGACTTCGGCGAGTTCGAAGGACAGGTGATCCATCCGCAATTCTGGCCCGAAGATCTCGACTATGCCGGCAAGCAGGTCGTCGTGATCGGTTCGGGCGCGACAGCCGTCACCATAGTGCCGTCGATGGCCGACAAGGCGTCCAAGGTCACCATGCTCCAGCGCACGCCGACCTGGATGTTCTCGCGCCCTGCGAAAGACGCGGTCGCGAATTTCCTGCGCAAGGTTCTGCCCGAAGAAACGGCGTACCGGATCACCCGCTGGAAGAATATCAAGATGCAGGATTTCAGCTTCAAGATGGCTCGCACCAAGCCGCAGAAGGTGAAGGATGGCCTCCACAAACGCATTCGCAAATCGATGGGCAAGGACTACGACCTGACGCCGTTCACCCCGCCCTATGATCCGTGGGACCAGCGACTGTGCCTCGTTCCGGACGACGACCTGTTCCAAGCATTGAAGAGCGGTAAGGCGGACGTTGTCACCGGCCACATCAAGGCATTCGAAAAAGGCGGCGTCCGGCTGCAGGACGACACATTCCTGCCAGCCGACATTGTTGTCACTGCTACAGGCCTCAAGCTTGCGGTCGCTGGCAAGATCGACCTGTCGCTCGAAGGAGAAAAAGTCGAGCTGGCGGATCACTTCTATTACAAGGGCTGCATGTTCTCGAACATTCCGAACCTTGCCGTGGTGTTCGGTTATCTCAACGCCAGCTGGACCCTTCGTGCGGATATCAATTCCGATTACGTGTGCCGCGTTCTCAACGAGATGGATGCGGTCGGCGTCGACGTGGCCGTTCCGGTGCTTCCCGAAAAGCACGGCCTGGAAGAAGACGATATCTTCGACTTCTCGTCCGGCTATATCCAGCGCGGGAAAGCCATCATGCCGAAGAATGCGGTGGGCTATCCTTGGCGCCTCAACCAGGAATATGTGCAGGATCGCAAGCGCATGCGCGAAGAACCCATCGACGATGGGATCCTCGCCTTCAGGCGCAAGGGCGCAAATTCGAAGTCGCCCGACGAAACTCTCGAAGCTGCGGAGTAG
- a CDS encoding O-antigen polymerase produces the protein MYDLLLLASLLTFVVTSVVYLRHPSACIMHPTTFYLAFHGLVFVFRPLVARVYDFSFVYRLYDFQPSMSDKITVILATNLAMIVFVAASLYVAPRLPVALDQNRFESARAAMKRPILTVCAVLAPLAIWSQLGNWQRQADNYGSMIRDLSTGAAINTDAIGWFTDAALILAPITVLLIWLARYRWWSWGFFVVFVVLQGGGGTRGPIIYTAVAIGILALLEYRKRWVDWRAATLAGLAILAFNQIVTDRGAALRGLAGQAGEADYATNFELRPFEGMDFANLEYFEYIVYAVPQRTGTYDYFASNLQILTEPVPRVFWKDKPVGSPIQYFSLWDYGTPIGMTASLPGQGWMALGYLGVAIQALFFALLYSAAFSLLLGHRATPTRQILYALIVATAINVFRDGTLVTFARQMPFYIGPFLMVLALKRILTQPEMSRALDSQGPVAEFLAQSPGERRRILAAQSAQRDRPPEATNQVAESNRDWRLP, from the coding sequence GTGTATGACCTGCTGCTCCTCGCATCGCTGCTGACGTTCGTTGTGACGAGCGTAGTCTACCTGCGGCATCCATCGGCCTGCATCATGCATCCGACCACTTTCTACCTGGCTTTCCATGGCCTGGTATTCGTGTTCCGGCCGCTTGTCGCCCGGGTCTATGATTTCAGTTTCGTCTACAGATTGTACGATTTCCAGCCGTCTATGAGCGACAAGATCACGGTAATCCTGGCGACGAATCTCGCCATGATCGTGTTCGTCGCCGCATCGCTGTACGTCGCCCCGAGATTACCGGTCGCGCTCGACCAGAACCGGTTCGAGAGCGCTCGCGCCGCGATGAAGCGCCCCATCCTGACAGTGTGCGCGGTTCTCGCCCCCTTGGCTATCTGGTCGCAGCTCGGAAACTGGCAGAGGCAAGCGGACAATTACGGGTCGATGATCCGCGATCTGTCGACCGGCGCGGCAATCAATACCGATGCGATCGGCTGGTTCACCGATGCTGCCTTGATCCTTGCACCGATAACCGTGCTGCTGATCTGGCTGGCACGTTATCGCTGGTGGAGTTGGGGCTTCTTCGTTGTCTTCGTGGTCTTGCAAGGTGGTGGCGGTACGCGCGGACCGATCATCTATACCGCCGTCGCGATCGGGATCCTCGCCTTGCTTGAATATCGCAAGCGGTGGGTGGACTGGCGCGCTGCCACGCTTGCCGGGCTTGCGATCCTTGCCTTCAACCAGATCGTCACCGACAGGGGAGCTGCCTTGCGCGGCCTCGCAGGCCAAGCCGGCGAGGCCGATTATGCGACCAACTTCGAACTAAGGCCCTTCGAAGGCATGGATTTCGCGAACCTCGAATATTTCGAGTACATTGTCTACGCGGTGCCCCAGCGCACGGGCACTTACGACTATTTCGCCAGCAATCTGCAGATATTGACCGAGCCCGTTCCTCGCGTCTTCTGGAAGGACAAGCCGGTCGGATCTCCGATCCAGTATTTCAGCCTATGGGATTACGGCACCCCGATCGGCATGACCGCATCGCTGCCCGGCCAAGGCTGGATGGCGCTCGGCTATCTTGGTGTGGCGATTCAGGCGCTGTTCTTCGCTCTACTCTATTCCGCGGCCTTTTCCCTCTTGCTGGGCCACCGGGCGACTCCGACGCGGCAAATCCTGTATGCGCTGATCGTCGCCACCGCGATAAACGTTTTTCGCGATGGCACGCTGGTGACATTCGCCCGTCAGATGCCGTTCTATATCGGACCGTTCCTCATGGTCCTTGCTCTCAAACGCATCCTGACCCAGCCAGAAATGAGTCGCGCGCTCGATAGCCAAGGGCCGGTAGCGGAATTTCTTGCGCAGTCGCCCGGCGAAAGGCGGCGGATCCTGGCCGCACAATCGGCGCAGCGCGATCGCCCACCTGAAGCTACGAATCAAGTTGCGGAAAGCAACCGAGACTGGCGCTTGCCCTAA
- a CDS encoding PilZ domain-containing protein produces the protein MEQRREDRHFVRVAGAYRERQGGSRDVWIKDVSETGCRFFDKFSVLKVGTEVSLKLGNVGPLHAHIRWREGSLVGAEFDHPLHEAVLGHIVAFMSQDED, from the coding sequence ATGGAACAGAGGCGCGAAGATCGACATTTCGTACGCGTTGCCGGTGCGTATCGGGAACGGCAGGGAGGGTCTCGCGATGTCTGGATCAAGGATGTTTCCGAGACAGGCTGCCGGTTCTTCGACAAGTTTTCGGTTCTCAAGGTCGGTACGGAAGTATCGCTCAAGCTCGGTAACGTCGGACCGCTGCACGCCCACATCCGATGGCGAGAGGGCAGCCTGGTCGGCGCCGAGTTCGACCACCCCCTTCACGAAGCAGTGCTCGGCCATATCGTCGCTTTCATGTCTCAAGACGAGGACTGA
- a CDS encoding LacI family DNA-binding transcriptional regulator codes for MTTNKPHRVTSIDVAEKAGVSQSTVSRALSGSETITEATRRRVEQAAAELGYHVNMRAAGLRKGETGSIAIVVIGRDGQGPAAINPFYYSLLGSTCAAAAERGYEALVSFQAQEDELFGHYVARRQADGVVVIGTATNGPAWDYFRTVADESSSIAFWGSPFDDAVWVRSDNMAGGCLAVERLVKGGAKDIVFVGDPNSSQKQFRERFEGYQAGMKAAGLEARPAFVSIGSDRVSQGRNAIIRLTESGTDFDGLFFACDAMALGALEELALRDLSVPSDVGVVGFDGLGSGEFSNPPLTTVEPDFAEAGRLLVETALAGDAEQGVRRVPVKLVERSSVA; via the coding sequence ATGACGACAAACAAGCCGCACCGTGTGACGTCGATCGATGTCGCGGAGAAGGCCGGCGTAAGCCAATCGACGGTCAGCCGGGCCCTTTCGGGGTCCGAAACGATTACCGAAGCCACGCGCCGCAGGGTGGAACAGGCCGCGGCGGAACTGGGCTATCATGTCAACATGCGTGCCGCTGGCTTGCGCAAAGGCGAAACCGGCAGCATCGCAATCGTCGTGATCGGCCGCGATGGCCAAGGGCCCGCAGCCATCAATCCGTTCTATTACAGCTTGCTGGGAAGCACGTGTGCGGCCGCCGCAGAGCGGGGTTACGAGGCTCTCGTGTCCTTTCAAGCGCAGGAAGACGAACTTTTCGGCCATTACGTGGCGCGGCGACAGGCAGATGGCGTGGTCGTGATCGGCACCGCCACCAACGGGCCCGCATGGGACTATTTCCGCACCGTGGCAGACGAAAGTTCTTCCATCGCGTTCTGGGGCTCTCCCTTCGATGACGCGGTGTGGGTCCGGTCGGACAATATGGCCGGCGGGTGCCTCGCGGTCGAACGGCTGGTCAAGGGCGGTGCAAAGGACATCGTCTTCGTCGGCGATCCCAATTCCTCGCAAAAGCAGTTCCGCGAGCGGTTCGAAGGTTACCAGGCCGGAATGAAAGCCGCGGGCCTCGAAGCGAGACCTGCGTTCGTTTCGATAGGGTCGGACCGGGTCTCGCAAGGCCGCAATGCGATCATCCGATTGACGGAGAGCGGCACGGATTTCGACGGACTGTTCTTCGCGTGTGATGCGATGGCGCTTGGCGCGCTGGAGGAGCTTGCCCTTCGCGACCTCAGCGTGCCTTCGGACGTGGGCGTGGTGGGCTTCGACGGCTTGGGGTCGGGCGAATTCAGCAATCCGCCACTGACCACCGTGGAACCGGATTTTGCGGAGGCTGGAAGATTGCTCGTCGAAACCGCGCTGGCAGGCGATGCAGAACAAGGCGTCAGGCGGGTGCCTGTAAAGCTTGTCGAACGCTCGAGCGTTGCCTGA